GGTCGCCGTGGGTCGATCCGTGGGGTCCACAATGAACACCGAATGTCTGCCACTGAGGAGAATCCGATGACCCTGTACGACATCCCGCTGCGCACGCTCACCGGCGAGCCCACGTCGCTGGCCGACTACCGGGGCAAGGCGGTCCTGCTGGTGAACGTCGCGTCCAAGTGCGGACTGACGCCGCAGTACGCGGGTCTTGAGCGACTGCAGAAGCAGTACGGCGACCAGGGCTTCACCGTCCTCGGCGTGCCCTGCAACCAGTTCGCGGGCCAGGAGCCGGGGTCGGCCGAGGAGATCGGGTCCTTCTGCTCGGCGACGTACGGTGTGACGTTCCCCATGCTGGAGAAGACCGAGGTGAACGGTGCGGAGCGGCACGCGCTGTACACCGAGCTGACGCAGGTCGCGGACGCCGACGGCAAGGCCGGCGACGTCCAGTGGAACTTCGAGAAGTTCGTGATCGGGAAGGACGGCGAGGTCGTGGCCCGCATCCGCCCGCGCACCGAGCCGGAGGCCCCCGAGGTCATCGCCGCCATCGAGGCGCTGCTCTCCGCGTAACGGGTCTTCCTCTGTACCCGGACCGGCCGGATTCCCGGCCCGTCCGGGGTTCGCGCCGAGGTCCTGTCCGGCCGCGCCAGGCCGTGTCTGACAAATCCCGCCTGAGACACGGCCTAAGCGGCCCCGGGGAAGTCCGGGCGGCGTCGCGGGCCGATGGCTGTCGCCCGGCTGCGTTGTCGTCAGTCGCCGACGCTCCGCGTCCTTCCTCCGCCTTGCCAGACTCGGCCCTCGACCCTCCCCCGTAGCCCTGCGGGCACGGGAGGTACCCCCACCTTCACCCACCCGGACCTCCCCGACACCGCTTAGCGGATCGGCATGCCCGACAGGGTTCGGGCGATCACCAGGCGCTGGATCTCGCTCGTGCCCTCGAAGATCGTGTAGATCGCCGCGTCGCGGTGCATGCGCTCCACCGGGTACTCGCGGGTGTAGCCGTTGCCGCCCAGGATCTGGACGGCCTGCGCCGTGACCTTCTTGGCCGTCTCGCTGGCGTACAGCTTGGACATCGAGCCCTCGGCCGAGTCGAAGGGCTTGCCCGCCGCCGCCATCCAGGAGGCGCGCCACACCAGCAGCCGCGCCGCGTCGATCTGGGTGCGCATATCGGCCAGTTGGAAGGCGATGCCCTGGTTGTCGATGATCGGACGGCCGAACTGGCTGCGGGTCTTGGCGTAGTCGAGCGCGACCTCGTACGCGGCGCGTGCGGTGCCGACCGCCATGGCGCCGACCGCCGGGCGGGACGCCTCGAAGGTGGCCATCGCCGCGTTCTTCACGCGCTCGCCGCCCGACGTGGCCGCCCGCTCGCGGGCCCGGGCGAGGCGCTCGTCGAGCTTGTCCTTGCCGCCGAGCAGGCAGTGCCCGGGGACCCGGACGTTCTCCAGGACGACCTCGGCGGTGTGCGAGGCGCGGATGCCGTGCTTCTTGAACTTCTGGCCCTGCGAGAGGCCGGGGGTGTTCGGCGGGACGATGAAGGAGGCGTGGCCCTTGGAGCCGATCTCCGCGTCGACGACGGCGACCACGACATGGACATTGGCGATGCCGCCGTTGGTCGCCCAGGTCTTGGTTCCGTTGAGCACCCATTCGTCCTTGGCCTCGTCGTACACCGCACGGGTACGCATCGCCCCGACGTCCGAGCCCGCGTCCGGCTCGGACGAGCAGAAGGCCGCGACCTTGACGTCGTCCGCGTCGCCGTACATCTGCGGGATCCAGGTGCCGATCTGCTCCTCGGTTCCGTTGGCGAGAACGCCGACGGCCGCAAGTCCCGTACCGACAATGGACAGGCCGATACCGGCGTCGCCCCAGAAGAGCTCCTCCAGCGCCATCGGGATCCCGAGGCCGGTGGGGTCGAAGAACTGCTGGGCGTAGAAGTCGAGGGAGTAGATTCCCACCTTGGCCGCTTCCTGGATGACAGGCCAGGGGGTCTCCTCACGCTCGTCCCACTCGGCGGCGGCCGGGCGCATCACGTCCTTGGCGAATCCGTTCAGCCAATCCCGGACCTGCTTCTGGTCGTCGTTGAGCTCGAACGTGAACTCGGCCATGTTGCCCTCCAGCACTGCGGTGACTTCTTGCATGTTACTTGTGGTAACGAAAGTCTGTTACCGGCAAGTAGACCGTGTCAACCGGCCACTGCCCGATCCCCTGCGCGGACGGGCAGGGTGTTACGTTGCGCAGGCGTCACGCAATCGCTCGGGCGGGGAGAAACAACGATGGAGACCACACAGCAGGCGGCCGGCCAGCAGCGATCGGCCAACCAGCGGCGCCGTGAACTGCTCGAAGCCGCGGACCGGGTCGTGCTCCGGGACGGGCCGCAGGCCTCCATGAACGCCATCGCCGCCGAGGCCGGCATCACCAAGCCCATCCTGTACCGGCACTTCGGCGACAAGGGCGGCCTGTACCGCGCGCTCGCCAAGCGCCACACCGACGCACTGCTCAACTCGCTGCGGGCAGCGCTGGACGCGCCCGCCGAGCGCCGTGAGCGGGTCGAGGCGACGCTCGACACCTATCTCGCCGCGATCGAGGCACGGCCGCAGGTCTACCGCTTCCTGATGCATCCGGCCGAGGACGCGCAGCCGTCGGAGGCGGGCTTCGACGTCGGCCGCCACTCGGCGCCGCTGCTGCGCCGGCTCGGCGAGGAGCTGGCGACGGTGATCCACGACCGGGTCGACCTGGGGCCGGGCAGCGAGCAGCTGGCACGGGTCTGGGGCCATGGCATCGTCGGCATGATGCACGCGGCGGGTGACTGGTGGCTGGGTGAACGCCCTTGCTCCCGCGCGGAGTTGGTGCGGAGCCTGGCGGATCTGCTCTGGGGCAGGCT
The Streptomyces lunaelactis genome window above contains:
- a CDS encoding TetR family transcriptional regulator, with translation METTQQAAGQQRSANQRRRELLEAADRVVLRDGPQASMNAIAAEAGITKPILYRHFGDKGGLYRALAKRHTDALLNSLRAALDAPAERRERVEATLDTYLAAIEARPQVYRFLMHPAEDAQPSEAGFDVGRHSAPLLRRLGEELATVIHDRVDLGPGSEQLARVWGHGIVGMMHAAGDWWLGERPCSRAELVRSLADLLWGRLAAAGDRAGSQAF
- a CDS encoding glutathione peroxidase, encoding MTLYDIPLRTLTGEPTSLADYRGKAVLLVNVASKCGLTPQYAGLERLQKQYGDQGFTVLGVPCNQFAGQEPGSAEEIGSFCSATYGVTFPMLEKTEVNGAERHALYTELTQVADADGKAGDVQWNFEKFVIGKDGEVVARIRPRTEPEAPEVIAAIEALLSA
- a CDS encoding acyl-CoA dehydrogenase family protein, whose product is MAEFTFELNDDQKQVRDWLNGFAKDVMRPAAAEWDEREETPWPVIQEAAKVGIYSLDFYAQQFFDPTGLGIPMALEELFWGDAGIGLSIVGTGLAAVGVLANGTEEQIGTWIPQMYGDADDVKVAAFCSSEPDAGSDVGAMRTRAVYDEAKDEWVLNGTKTWATNGGIANVHVVVAVVDAEIGSKGHASFIVPPNTPGLSQGQKFKKHGIRASHTAEVVLENVRVPGHCLLGGKDKLDERLARARERAATSGGERVKNAAMATFEASRPAVGAMAVGTARAAYEVALDYAKTRSQFGRPIIDNQGIAFQLADMRTQIDAARLLVWRASWMAAAGKPFDSAEGSMSKLYASETAKKVTAQAVQILGGNGYTREYPVERMHRDAAIYTIFEGTSEIQRLVIARTLSGMPIR